Part of the Carnobacterium pleistocenium FTR1 genome is shown below.
TGTTTTTTTTATTATTTATTTGGTTTTATACTCTAAAGATTAAGAGTTGTGATATAATAAATACGAGTCGAGTGTTCATTCACTCTCTGGTTTATTATTTGCTGATTTCTTGCAATTTCTATGCGAGAAAAGAAAGTTGGGTTAGAGATGCATATTCCAAAAGAAGGAGAATACATCACGATCCAAAGCTATAAACATGATGGCAGCTTGCATCGTACTTGGAGAGATACAATGGTACTTAAGACAAGTGATCAATCGTTAATAGGAGTAAATGATCATACTCTTGTAACGGAATCGGATGGTCGAAGATGGCTAACTCGAGAACCAGCGATCGTTTACTTTCATAAGCATTATTGGTTCAATATCATTGCAATGATAAGAGATAATGGTGTTTCTTACTATTGTAATCTCGCTTCACCTTTTGCACTAGATGAAGAAGGTTTGAAGTATATAGATTACGACCTAGATATCAAAGTCTTTCCAGATGGCGAAAAGCGTTTATTGGATGTAGATGAGTATGAAGATCATAGCAAAAAGTGGAATTATCCTGATGATATTGACCATATTTTAAAAGAAAATGTGAAAATTCTAGTGGATTGGATCAATGAAGAAAAAGGTCCCTTTTCACAAGATTATGTTGACTTATGGTATAAACGCTATCAACAGTTATCACATAAGTAATGAGCTTCTGCTGGATAGGATGAAAGTCAGTTCTCCAGGATAGATATAACAATAGTAAAGAGGTTCCAAAATATTGGGACCTCTTTACTATTGTCATGAAAAAAACTGGTGAGTTTTAGCGAATGTATGGTAAAATAATTAAGGATTGAATAACAAACGAAATCATTTGAGTGAAAAATGATTATTAGTCTGAGGAGTGAGAAAGTTGTCGAAAAAAAGCGGATTTGCTGTTTTTCTGCTAGTTATTTTAGCTGTAGGAGTTGTCTTTTTTGGTATGAGTTACTCGAAAAAACAGCAACAAGAGTTAGTAACAGTTGCAGAACAAACGGATCAAAATGATGAAGTAGAAACCAAAGAAGATGCTTCTCAAAAAATTGCTAGTTATGAAGAAAGTCGTGGAGACTTATCAGTACTAGACTATCTAAAGTACGTCAGTTCTCTGAAAGAAGAAATTTCCATTAGTTTTTATGGGGATATAGCACCAAAAGAATCATGGATCTCTACAACAGAACAATACATAAATAAACAAGTAGCCGGTTCAATGAAGAGCAATCATTTAGCTTACCCGGACTATAATTCTTATCAATTGATAAGTGAAAATAAAGTAATAGAATTAGCAGCAACGGATCCAGATGTTGTGTTTTTTCAATTAACGCCTTATGCTGATCAAGAACTGGATATTAGTTTAGAGGATTCAGGTAAGTATATAGCTCAGAATTACGCTGCAATCAAAGATGTTTTGCCTGAAGTGTTGGTTGTCTTTGTAACACCTAATCCTAGTAGTAGTGAAAAGGGTAATAATAACTCGAGAACACTTGATTACACGTCTTATTTAAATGAAATGGTATCGACAGTTGAAAAGAATGAATGGCTTGTTTTTGATCTTCATAAAAGCTACCTAGAAAAACTGGAAACAGATGGTTTAGAATTAGTAAATACCTTAACTGAAAATGGTAAATCGTTGAATGGGGAAGGAACAGCAATTTACAGTACCTCATTTGAAGAAGCCTTAAATCAAAAAGTTGATACAACGAGTGGACTTTAAGAATGAAAAAAAACAGTTGAGCAAAAATTGCTCAACTGTTTTTTTGTTTATATAATTTTTAGTATTGATAAATTCCATTCAATTACTGATCTGAATTTTTTTCTTTATTGTTCGATGTGCTCAATATTCGAAATTTCAGTATCCTGATTCCAATCATTTCCTTTGAAACTGCTAACTAAAATATTCAAATGCTCCAAGTGTTCTTCATATTTCAAAATACTAGACATAATATGGATGACTGCATTGCTTTGTCCATAATCATCATGCATATATTCTTCTAAACTAGCTTCATCAAAGAACGACTGCATAAATTCTTTTCTAAGCGGGGCTTTATAAGCAATGAAGTTTACACTATCTGGTGAAACACGCCCATTGAACTTCAACAAAATTTGTTCATGAGCTGTAAGTAAAGTCTCAAGACGTTCACGGATCAAAATGCGCAGTTCTTTCGGGAAATGGTTAAATGAATTTTCATATTTATGAAAAGTATAAGATAAATCATAAGCTTCTTTTGCAGTTTCAATAATTTTCCGATAAACAACCACTTTCCGCATTTTTTGAACGCGATCTTTTTTCTTGGTGACCATTCCTTCATCTCTAAATAATGACAAGTAGACATCCATTCGATTTAGTTCAGATTTGATCCATTTTAAGTCTTTTTTTAGAACAGGATATTGGCTATTTTTCCGAACGCTGGCACGTAGAAATTTCATGATTTCAGTAGTTGAATAGTCTGTCACATGATACAATTTTTCTTCATACTTCGGTGGGAATAAAGTTGTGTTTACTAGGAAAGCAATGACAACTCCCATAATAGTAGCTATGACCCTTATCGTTGCATAGAGAATAAAATCGTCTCCGGTAGTTTGCATGATAACAATCAACGTTACCGTTGCCAAACCAATCACACTACTAAGATTTAACTGATTTAAGATAGCAATCAAGAAGGCAGCTGCGACCCCTATTACGATAAAATGATTTCCTAAAGTCAAAGTAATAACAACTGCGACAAAGGCACCAATCAAATTGGCAATAATACGATCTTTGAGAGTATTGATCGATCTTTTGACAGAAGGCTGTAACGCAAAAATTGCCGATATAGCAGCCAAAACACTGCCCGATGGGAAGTTTAATAGCGCAGGTATCGCTAAAGAAAGAGCCACAGCAATTCCTGTTTTGAGCGTTCTTGCTCCAATTTTCATAAAATAAATTCACTCCATTTGATTGATAGTTGTACCTTTATGATAAGCTACTTAGAATGATTAAGCAAAGATTTTATAGTCAATAGTTTGAAAATTAAGACAATAGTACCCAAATATTTAAATTCTTAAACTAATTTAGCAAAAGCTTTATCAATAGCTTGTTTTGTTTCATCAATATCTTTTTGAGTATGCATAATGGTTAAAAACCAAGCTTCGTACTTACTTGGAGCTAAATTGATTCCCTCATCTAGCATAGCTTTGAAAAAATATCCAAAACGTTCGGTATTCGTATTTTTTGCATCTGCGTAATCCTCAATTGGATGATCAGAGAAGTAGACCGTTAAGGAACCACCAATTTGATTCACAACTGTTGGAATGGCATATTTTTTTCCTGCACCAAGTAACGCTTCTTTTAATTGAACAGCGAAATCAGCCATTCTTTCATATATGCCAGGTTCTTGCAAAACTTCTAAACAAGCAATTCCGGCTTGCATGGAAAGTGGGTTACCTGACATTGTACCAGCTTGATAGGCAGGTCCAAGAGGGGCAACCGTATCCATAATTTGGGATGGTCCACCATATGCACCAATAGGTAAGCCGCCACCGATTGATTTACCAAAGGCCGTTAAATCAGGAATCACACCTAACATATCTTGTGCAGCTCCATATCGGAAACGGAAATTGGTAATCACTTCGTCATAGATGACTAATGCGCCATAGTTATGTGTAATTTCGTTAACAGCCTCTAAAAAGCCAGGTTTTGGAGCTACCATGCCAAAGTTTCCAACAATGGGTTCAACTAAAACGCCCGCTACTTGGTCTCCCCATTTTTCCATAACGGCTCTGTAAGATTCGACGTCGTTATAAGGTACGGTGATCACTTCTTTAGAGGTTCCTTTTGTTACACCACCAGAATCTGTGGTTCCTAAAGTAGCAGGGCCGCTACCTGCTTCAACCAAAACCAAATCAAAATGGCCGTGGTATTGACCAGTAAATTTAACAATCAATTCGCGTTTTGTATACGCGCGTGCGACTCGAACAGTGGTCATAACGGCTTCAGTTCCTGAATTGGTGAAACGAACTTTGTCCATTGAAGGAATAGCGTCCGTTAACATTTTAGCAAAAGTTATTTCATGCTCTGATGGTGTGCCAAACAAAACACCTGT
Proteins encoded:
- a CDS encoding glutamate-1-semialdehyde 2,1-aminomutase → MLNHSQSDRLANEANKVIVGGVNSPSRSFKGVGGGNPVTMARGDGAYLYDVDDNRYIDYLAAFGPIITGFNHPHVVEAIKRAADTGVLFGTPSEHEITFAKMLTDAIPSMDKVRFTNSGTEAVMTTVRVARAYTKRELIVKFTGQYHGHFDLVLVEAGSGPATLGTTDSGGVTKGTSKEVITVPYNDVESYRAVMEKWGDQVAGVLVEPIVGNFGMVAPKPGFLEAVNEITHNYGALVIYDEVITNFRFRYGAAQDMLGVIPDLTAFGKSIGGGLPIGAYGGPSQIMDTVAPLGPAYQAGTMSGNPLSMQAGIACLEVLQEPGIYERMADFAVQLKEALLGAGKKYAIPTVVNQIGGSLTVYFSDHPIEDYADAKNTNTERFGYFFKAMLDEGINLAPSKYEAWFLTIMHTQKDIDETKQAIDKAFAKLV
- a CDS encoding FUSC family protein, with product MKIGARTLKTGIAVALSLAIPALLNFPSGSVLAAISAIFALQPSVKRSINTLKDRIIANLIGAFVAVVITLTLGNHFIVIGVAAAFLIAILNQLNLSSVIGLATVTLIVIMQTTGDDFILYATIRVIATIMGVVIAFLVNTTLFPPKYEEKLYHVTDYSTTEIMKFLRASVRKNSQYPVLKKDLKWIKSELNRMDVYLSLFRDEGMVTKKKDRVQKMRKVVVYRKIIETAKEAYDLSYTFHKYENSFNHFPKELRILIRERLETLLTAHEQILLKFNGRVSPDSVNFIAYKAPLRKEFMQSFFDEASLEEYMHDDYGQSNAVIHIMSSILKYEEHLEHLNILVSSFKGNDWNQDTEISNIEHIEQ
- the ntdP gene encoding nucleoside tri-diphosphate phosphatase — protein: MHIPKEGEYITIQSYKHDGSLHRTWRDTMVLKTSDQSLIGVNDHTLVTESDGRRWLTREPAIVYFHKHYWFNIIAMIRDNGVSYYCNLASPFALDEEGLKYIDYDLDIKVFPDGEKRLLDVDEYEDHSKKWNYPDDIDHILKENVKILVDWINEEKGPFSQDYVDLWYKRYQQLSHK